One window from the genome of Oryza glaberrima chromosome 3, OglaRS2, whole genome shotgun sequence encodes:
- the LOC127766574 gene encoding uncharacterized protein LOC127766574 has product MGKRSQRLARRQENIGCMWGLIGMLYFRRDAKFLLDRKQGSRRHTFGGLAGRRHSRKKSRDFEEIDEYGEDNIEECDTRKQTVKRLMEDELGKVKQVKKIPNEEVQRILADLGHDVCLEKSSMQSTKQNRAKSHSTSTAMASPSGLLDPSGSKSMKQAEEDDLELSLADFVGELYGYRDDCKNKSELCPELKSHIHTKLSELKSVPCQRAYEESPDWGQREHFYEKYICDSRSYQSNKLVDAPDMLSPEKELFLKTLQKPSPHTLEKENTQNNQNRQVVTKLEPRKILEKGENTKNSKQHEVAIKTHSKEGRNIFFWRKDKSIIKGTSEGTNSSKMVNKIVILKPNPRGIDTTVATASTCLDQQSCTIQSPKYSATESSKFSIKEVRRRFKIVTGDTRRGRPSVYEDDLQRDSQWINDSVFKVRTDSKQSDKDNLRPSTNGKQKQRNDGLGEINGDIITSKDTSIFYEEAKKHLTGILEYNSHTTKPPTVHTSKSLIGMLSLPQRNASSPRSSPRLKGCIDLSPEEINISAIQQDERTEYTKERNLSDEDSGSVACGNSEVLDGKADQDRYSMKQETAQDGDIMHIEEIDKPACSETICSEGTTLKEQCTCNSPLELIEGAEPGREHAGMLLSYPENLVESLEHQEPKTPRSSASLELISQISSERNHEKQEQPSPVSVLDPFFHEDVDSSDRETMIKRELYQDMIRPHIPDVISDQWVFWEDEDARLSYIKAMLELSELCTYQNLEVWYLEDELISPCLVEELHQGNQTDDLKLPFDCICEAITIIQETYFRNPPCLSFLMHKIQPPPMGENLIQEINKHIERHLHNQFPRTLNQLVNIDLEDGTWMNLQSDSEEIIVDTWEFMLDELLEEVANDLLI; this is encoded by the exons ATGGGGAAGAGAAGTCAAAGACTGGCTAGGCGTCAGGAGAACATAGGCTGCATGTGGGGCCTCATCGGCATGCTCTATTTCCGACGTGACGCCAAGTTTCTGTTGGACAGGAAGCAAGGAAGCAGAAGGCACACTTTCGGTGGGCTTGCAG GTAGGAGGCACTCAAGAAAGAAATCCAGGGACTTTGAAGAAATAGATGAATATGGGGAGGAT AACATAGAGGAATGCGACACAAGGAAACAAACTGTCAAAAGACTCATGGAGGACGAGCTGGGTAAGGTAAAACAGGTGAAAAAGATTCCCAACGAAGAGGTTCAAAGAATATTAGCTGACCTGGGACATGATGTCTGTCTGGAAAAAAGTTCAATGCAGAGCACCAAACAAAACAGAGCCAAAAGTCACAGCACAAGCACAGCCATGGCTTCTCCATCTGGTTTGCTGGATCCAAGTGGTTCCAAATCCATGAAACAGGCAGAAGAAGATGATCTTGAACTTTCTTTAGCAGATTTTGTGGGAGAACTCTATGGGTACCGTGATGATTGCAAAAATAAGAGTGAACTGTGTCCAGAATTGAAGTCCCATATCCATACAAAGCTTAGTGAGTTGAAGAGTGTGCCCTGTCAACGTGCTTATGAGGAATCTCCAGACTGGGGGCAAAGGGAGCATttctatgaaaaatatatttgtgaCAGCAGATCTTATCAATCTAACAAACTAGTAGATGCACCAGATATGCTAAGCCCAGAGAAGGAACTTTTCTTGAAGACACTTCAGAAACCGAGTCCGCATACTTTGGAGAAGGAGAACACCCAAAATAATCAAAACAGACAGGTAGTGACCAAGTTAGAGCCAAGGAAAATTCTTGAAAAAGGTGAAAATACTAAGAATTCAAAACAGCACGAGGTAGCCATCAAAACACATAGTAAAGAGGGCAGGAATATCTTTTTCTGGAGGAAAGATAAATCAATTATAAAGGGTACATCAGAAGGAACTAATAGTAGTAAGATGGTTAACAAAATAGTTATACTAAAGCCAAATCCAAGAGGGATCGATACTACTGTAGCTACAGCCTCTACATGTTTAGATCAGCAATCATGCACAATTCAATCTCCAAAATACAGTGCAACAGAGAGTTCTAAATTTTCAATTAAGGAAGTCAGGAGGAGATTCAAAATTGTGACTGGTGATACTagaagaggaagaccatcagtgTATGAAGATGATTTACAAAGAGATTCACAATGGATCAATGATTCAGTCTTTAAAGTCAGAACGGATTCTAAACAATCAGATAAGGACAATTTGAGACCTTCGACCAATGGTAAGCAAAAGCAAAGGAATGATGGACTAGGTGAAATTAACGGCGACATAATTACATCAAAGGATACGTCCATCTTCTATGAAGAGGCGAAGAAACATCTGACAGGCATTCTAGAGTATAACAGTCATACAACCAAGCCTCCAACAGTTCATACCTCAAAGTCCTTGATAGGAATGCTTTCCCTCCCTCAACGCAACGCATCATCACCTAGGAGTAGCCCCAGGTTAAAAGGCTGCATTGACCTTTCACCCGAAGAGATAAATATTTCTGCCATTCAACAGGATGAGAGGACAGAATatacaaaagaaagaaatctGTCTGATGAAGATTCAGGGAGTGTTGCATGTGGTAATAGTGAAGTACTAGATGGTAAGGCTGATCAGGATAGATACTCCATGAAACAAGAAACTGCACAAGATG GTGACATTATGCATATTGAAGAAATCGACAAGCCGGCTTGCTCCGAAACGATTTGCAGTGAAGGGACCACCCTAAAAGAGCAGTGTACATGTAACTCACCACTA GAACTGATTGAAGGAGCCGAACCTGGCAGAGAGCATGCAGGGATGTTGCTGAGCTATCCTGAGAATTTGGTTGAGAGCCTAGAACACCAAGAGCCAAAAACTCCCAGATCAAGTGCATCACTTGAACTTATATCACAAATTTCATCCGAACGGAACCATGAAAAGCAAGAGCAACCCAGCCCTGTATCTGTCCTTGATCCATTCTTCCATGAAGATGTTGACAGTTCTGACCGTGAAACTATGATAAAAC GTGAGTTGTATCAAGATATGATCAGGCCCCACATACCAGATGTTATATCAGACCAATGGGTCTTCTGGGAGGACGAGGATGCTAGGCTAAGTTACATAAAAGCAATGCTGGAGCTATCAGAACTATGCACATACCAAAATCTAGAGGTGTGGTATCTAGAAGATGAATTGATCAGTCCTTGCTTGGTTGAAGAACTACACCAAGGCAATCAAACAGATGATCTAAAGCTCCCTTTTGATTGTATCTGTGAAGCTATAACAATAATCCAGGagacatattttagaaaccctccTTGCTTATCTTTTCTCATGCACAAGATACAGCCACCTCCAATGGGAGAGAACCTCATCCAAGAAATAAATAAGCATATCGAGAGACATCTCCATAATCAATTTCCGAGAACATTGAACCAGCTAGTTAACATAGATCTGGAAGATGGCACTTGGATGAATCTTCAATCGGACAGTGAAGAGATTATTGTTGATACATGGGAGTTCATGCTAGATGAACTATTAGAAGAGGTTGCTAATGATTTGTTGATTTGA